One stretch of Pyrenophora tritici-repentis strain M4 chromosome 4, whole genome shotgun sequence DNA includes these proteins:
- a CDS encoding FAD-binding-6 multi-domain protein — MSWMKARTGPLVVFGASALGGAAYRLTKSTDESDGTLNPYTFTPYTLVDKQPVSSTSAIFTLRNGSGLPDNESVKEVWKRSVWSVQIKQPQLQIARAYTPLPHTADGKKTGGNEAEDVRLLIRQEAGGEVSTYLHRLPVDSTIELRGPNTELTLPRDIIEVIFLAGGTGIAPAMQVAQALARRTGSRMHILWANRRREECIGGISDDTGSTATQDRVGWWKSFWGPSEPVADMPLTDGSGGTAKGVIVKELDALKQRSLPTKGGLDVNYYVDEEHTFIQPSEIERWITRKREETGSRLIIVSGPEGFLEYWAGKKLWANGKEVQGPLGGQLAKMNLGEWKVIKL; from the coding sequence ATGTCCTGGATGAAGGCGCGAACAGGCCCGTTGGTTGTTTTCGGAGCTTCAGCCCTCGGCGGCGCCGCGTATCGCTTGACCAAATCCACCGACGAATCTGACGGAACGCTGAACCCGTACACCTTCACACCCTACACCCTCGTAGACAAACAGCCAGTATCTTCTACCAGCGCCATCTTCACACTGCGCAACGGCAGCGGCCTGCCGGATAACGAAAGCGTCAAGGAGGTGTGGAAGCGTAGTGTATGGAGTGTGCAGATTAAGCAACCACAGCTGCAGATCGCCCGCGCCTACACACCGCTACCACACACTGCAGACGGCAAGAAGACGGGCGGCAATGAGGCAGAAGATGTGCGACTACTTATCCGGCAGGAGGCGGGCGGCGAGGTCTCCACCTACCTACACCGACTACCCGTAGATTCGACGATTGAGCTGCGAGGGCCCAACACGGAACTCACGCTTCCCCGCGATATCATCGAGGTCATATTCCTGGCAGGAGGCACAGGCATAGCTCCTGCGATGCAGGTTGCCCAGGCTCTAGCAAGACGGACGGGGAGCAGGATGCACATACTCTGGGCCAACAGGCGGCGTGAAGAATGTATTGGTGGCATCAGCGATGACACCGGAAGCACAGCCACGCAAGACCGCGTGGGGTGGTGGAAGAGCTTCTGGGGTCCTAGCGAGCCCGTTGCAGACATGCCACTCACGGATGGCTCGGGTGGTACAGCCAAGGGCGTAATAGTGAAAGAGCTAGATGCACTCAAGCAGCGAAGTCTGCCCACAAAAGGAGGTCTAGATGTAAACTACTACGTTGATGAAGAGCATACCTTCATCCAACCCAGTGAGATTGAAAGATGGATCACGCGCAAGAGAGAAGAAACTGGGTCAAGACTGATTATAGTATCCGGCCCAGAAGGCTTTTTAGAATACTGGGCAGGCAAGAAGCTCTGGGCCAACGGAAAAGAAGTTCAAGG